In Paludibaculum fermentans, the genomic stretch GCCGCCGAAGGTGGATTCCGGTTCCCGGCGCGCCCGGCGACGGCCCCGCCCACGACCGCTACGAGCGGGTCGCCGTTTCCTTTGAAACCGTGCTTAGGGTCATGGCAGGAGGCGCAGGCTTGCCCGGCCGGCTCCGAAAGATTGGTATCCAGGAAGATGGCCTTCCCAACGAACTCTTTCAGGACTCTCATGCCTCCGTTCTGCTGACCCCATGTGACCGGACAGAAACCCAGGATGAGGGCTGATGTAATAAGAAGCTTCACGCGAGACTCTCCGACTGCTTGTTTTGGAATTTAGGCAGAATAGCAGTACTGCAAATGGTTTGCAAGAGCTAATAAGAGGGAGTCATGAAGAGAGGCATCCACGGGTATTTGCCAGGGGCTGGACGAGGGAACCAGGCGGTCGAATTCGAACCTGGAGCCTTTGCGGGACAACGACGGCGACTGGAATCTGGAGATTGCCGGACGCGCGGCCCGAAGGCTGCCGCGGATGGGCCCCGCTGTGTCTTTCACTTCGCAAATGGCTTGCAGCAGCGGCGGCCGCGCACCTGCTGGAGCCGCCAGCCGAGGCCGGTCACCGCCTTTGAAGCCCAGCGGTCCTCCGAATTCAGTAGAAAAATCACGCTGATCGAGGCGAACCTGTTCAAAAGAAGCCGGCACCGAATCAGATTCCCACTAATCAATCGTCAAGATTCAGCCGATGTCCTAATGTAGGTATCACTGCGACCTTCTCGCGTTGGGCGGGGTGGCGGGTGCAATTCCGCTTCAGGAGAAGATTTTGGCGCGAGCGCCAAAGCTCAGAGACTCGATACTCATCGCCGCGTTGTTGGTGCCCTCGTTACAGGCTCAAAGGTATAGCTTCAAAACCTATGGCCAGGAGCAGGGGCTGAGCAATCTGGCGACGGAATGCCTGTTCCAGGACCGGACCGGATATCTCTGGGTCGGCACCCAAAACGGCTTGTTCCGCTATGATGGCGCAGTATTTGCGCGTTTTGGCGAGGCTGACGGGCTGCCCAGTTCCACCGTGGACAGCATCGTGGAATCCTCCGACGGTGTGCTTTGGGTGGCTACCTCTCATGGGCTGGCACGGCGCCGCGGTTCGCGGTTCGAGGCCTTCGCTTTCAAGCAGTCCGTCGAGAGTGCGGGGCGCTTCGGATTGGCCAGCGATGCGACGGGGCGGTTATACCTCACCACCAATGCCGGGATTCTGCAGTCCTCTCAGCCCGCAGGCGGTGCGGAGCCGAAATTCGAGCCGATCCCCGGTCAACCCTCCGGTCATGCCTACGGAGTGCATGTGGAACAGGGCGGCGTCATCTGGTATGGCTGCGGCTCGGGTGTTTGCCGGATCGAGAACGGCCGGACGGAGTCGTTTGGCCAGGACCAGGGCGTGCCGGCCGACCGCTGGGACGCGCTGCTGACAGACCGGGAAGGCACGGTTTGGATCCGAAGCTCAAAGCGTTTGCTGCTGAAACAGAAAGCCGGCACCCGGTTTTCCGCGCCACTACGCAATATACCGTCGAACGGTGATTTTGCCACGCTGGCGGCGGGCAAGGATGGGGAACTCTTCGTCCCGACGGATGACGGCGTCTGGGAGTTCGCACACGGTCAATGGCGAGTAACCGGGCAGGAGCAGGGCCTGATCGCGGCGGCAACCAGCGCGGTGTTGCAGGATCGTGAAGGTTCCCTCTGGATTGGATTGTGGGGCACGGGCCTGTCCCGTTGGGTGGGCCGGAACGAATGGGAGGGCTGGACCCGGGCTGAGGGATTGAGCGGAGAACACGTCTGGAAGATGGCGCGCGACCTCCAGGGCCAGTTGTGGGTGGCGACCGACAATGGGCTGAACCAGATGCGCATGGATGCTCGCACGGGAAAGGTGGGATGGCGCCTCTGGACCGAGGCGAACGGTCTGGCCGCCAACAAAACAAGATCCCTAGCTCTGGGACCGGACGGCGCGCTTTGGGCCGGCAGTTCTCCGGGCGGTATTTCGCGGATTCAGCCGGTGACGGGGCAGGTCCAGACTTTCGCACTGCCGCGCGTACCCGGCAGCGATCGCATCTGGACGCTCACCTTCGACAAGTCGGGCAGGCTGTGGGCAGCGACGCGTGGCGGCCTGTTCTCTGCGGTTCCACTGAGTGGAAAGACTGAGTTTCAGAAGCAGGAACTACCGAACGGAGATGCCGGCGAAACAGTCTCCACCGTCCTCGAAGACCGGCAGGGGCGGTTCTGGGCGGCTGGCACCAGGGGCTTGGCGCGCCGCGAAAACGGCGTTTGGCGAAGGTTCACCAAACAGGACGGATTGGCCTCCACCGCGGCCGGTTTCCTCGCCGAGGGAGCAGACGGAAGCATCTGGGTAGGCTACCGGGATAGAAGCGGTGTCTCGCAGGTGAAGGTGGACGGCGAACGCCTGTCGGTCAAGACGTTCACCCCGCAATCCGGCCTGCATTCCGGACAGGCGATTTTTGTCAAAGTCGACCGGCGCGGGTGGGTTTGGTTTGGTACCGATCAGGGCATCGACGTTCTCATCGGGAAACGCTGGCATCACTTCGGGCGGCAGGACGGGCTGATCTGGGACGACTGCAATACGGATGCCTTCTTCGAGGACAATGACGGCAGCGTCTGGATCGGCACGAGCCGGGGCATGGCCCACTATCGCGTGCCTGTCTCCAGGCCGGCGCTGGACGGGCCGCGCGTGGAATTCACGCGATTTCAATTGGGCGATCGCACCCCGGACCTCGACCAGCCCATCGTGGAACCCTACCGCAATCGCACGCTTTCCGCGCAACTTTCCGTCCTGACGTTTCTGGCCGAGGGAGATGTCCTCTGCAGGTACCGCCTGGTCGGCCTGGATGACGATTGGCTCGAAACAAAACAGCGCGAGGTGCGCTTCCCCAACCTGCCACCCGGCAGGTACGTATTGGAAGCCACGGCCCGCAATGCCGCCGGGATTTGGAGCAAGGTGACCGCCCAGGTCCGCTTCACCATCCAGCCGCCGTGGTGGGGGACCTGGTGGTTCCGCACCGTCATCGTCCTCACCATCCTCCTGGTGCTCGCCGCCGTCATTCTCTGGAGAACGCGGCGCCTGCTCTCCCAGAGCGCCCGCTTGGAAGCGGCGGTCAAGGAACGTACCCAGCAGTTAAGAATCGAGCAGGACCGCATCGTAGGCCAGAATGCCGAGATCGAACGGCTGCTCGAACAAGCCCGCCAGGCGAATCTGCTGAAGGATGAGTTCCTGGCCAACATGAGTCACGAAATCCGAACGCCCATGAACGGCATCATCGGCATGATCAATGTGACCCTGGCCCAGGCCGTCAACGCGGAGCAGCAGGAATCGCTTCACATGGTGAAATCCTGTGCCCAGTCGCTGCTGCACATCCTGAACGACATCCTGGACTTCTCGAAGATCGAGGCGGGCAAACTGGAGATCGCGGCGGCTCCGTTCCGGCTGAGGGAACTGATGGAGGGCGCTTGCGCGACATTCCTCGCCGTCGCACGGGAAAAAGGCATCCGCCTGACGTGGGACATCGCGCGGGATGTTCCAGAGTGGCTGGAGTGCGACGAACGCCGCATCCGGCAGGTCCTGCTGAATCTCATTGGGAATGCGCTCAAGTTCACCCACGAGGGCGAAGTACACGTTGCCGCTAGCGCCGAAGCCTCGGACGGCGGCTCGCTCGAGTTGCATTTTGCCGTCAGCGATACGGGGATCGGCATCCCGGAAGCAGCACGCGCTTTGATCTTCGAAGCCTTCCGGCAGGCGGATGGAACCACGTCCCGAAACTACGGCGGCACCGGCTTGGGCCTGACCATTTCCTCGCGGCTGGTCCACCTCATGGGCGGCCGGATTCAGGTCGACAGCGATCCCGGCAGGGGGAGCACTTTCCGTTTCTGGGTGCATGCCAACGCGGTCGCGGCTCGGCCTGAGCCGGTGCCAGCCAGCTCCTCGGAAACCGAGGGCGTTACCTCGTCTCCACTTCACATCCTGCTGGCCGAAGACAATGTCGTGAATCAAAGGGTGGCTGTGGCGCTATTGAAGAAGCGCGGCCACGCCGTGGAGGTCGTCAACAATGGGCGCCAGGCGGTGGAGCGATCGGAATCCAGAAGCTTCGACCGGATTCTGATGGACCTCCAAATGCCAGAGATGGACGGCTGGACCGCGACACAGTTGATTCGCGAACGGGAGCGCATCACAGGTTGCCGGGTGCCCATTCTCGCGCTCACCGCCCACGCGATGAACCACGTTCAACAGCGCTGCCTGGAGATCGGCATGGATGCGGTCATCGTAAAGCCGTTTGACCCGGTGCAGTTTTATCGAACGCTGGAACAGGAGCCGCCCCGGCCCCTCTCCACCGGGAGTCCGGAGTGCGTGCAGTCGTCCTCCTGACGCTGGCGCCCGCGCCCAACGTTTCTATCCGGCG encodes the following:
- a CDS encoding hybrid sensor histidine kinase/response regulator codes for the protein MARAPKLRDSILIAALLVPSLQAQRYSFKTYGQEQGLSNLATECLFQDRTGYLWVGTQNGLFRYDGAVFARFGEADGLPSSTVDSIVESSDGVLWVATSHGLARRRGSRFEAFAFKQSVESAGRFGLASDATGRLYLTTNAGILQSSQPAGGAEPKFEPIPGQPSGHAYGVHVEQGGVIWYGCGSGVCRIENGRTESFGQDQGVPADRWDALLTDREGTVWIRSSKRLLLKQKAGTRFSAPLRNIPSNGDFATLAAGKDGELFVPTDDGVWEFAHGQWRVTGQEQGLIAAATSAVLQDREGSLWIGLWGTGLSRWVGRNEWEGWTRAEGLSGEHVWKMARDLQGQLWVATDNGLNQMRMDARTGKVGWRLWTEANGLAANKTRSLALGPDGALWAGSSPGGISRIQPVTGQVQTFALPRVPGSDRIWTLTFDKSGRLWAATRGGLFSAVPLSGKTEFQKQELPNGDAGETVSTVLEDRQGRFWAAGTRGLARRENGVWRRFTKQDGLASTAAGFLAEGADGSIWVGYRDRSGVSQVKVDGERLSVKTFTPQSGLHSGQAIFVKVDRRGWVWFGTDQGIDVLIGKRWHHFGRQDGLIWDDCNTDAFFEDNDGSVWIGTSRGMAHYRVPVSRPALDGPRVEFTRFQLGDRTPDLDQPIVEPYRNRTLSAQLSVLTFLAEGDVLCRYRLVGLDDDWLETKQREVRFPNLPPGRYVLEATARNAAGIWSKVTAQVRFTIQPPWWGTWWFRTVIVLTILLVLAAVILWRTRRLLSQSARLEAAVKERTQQLRIEQDRIVGQNAEIERLLEQARQANLLKDEFLANMSHEIRTPMNGIIGMINVTLAQAVNAEQQESLHMVKSCAQSLLHILNDILDFSKIEAGKLEIAAAPFRLRELMEGACATFLAVAREKGIRLTWDIARDVPEWLECDERRIRQVLLNLIGNALKFTHEGEVHVAASAEASDGGSLELHFAVSDTGIGIPEAARALIFEAFRQADGTTSRNYGGTGLGLTISSRLVHLMGGRIQVDSDPGRGSTFRFWVHANAVAARPEPVPASSSETEGVTSSPLHILLAEDNVVNQRVAVALLKKRGHAVEVVNNGRQAVERSESRSFDRILMDLQMPEMDGWTATQLIRERERITGCRVPILALTAHAMNHVQQRCLEIGMDAVIVKPFDPVQFYRTLEQEPPRPLSTGSPECVQSSS